One Dasypus novemcinctus isolate mDasNov1 chromosome 1, mDasNov1.1.hap2, whole genome shotgun sequence genomic window carries:
- the LOC101436584 gene encoding DDB1- and CUL4-associated factor 16-like — MGPRNPSPDPLSETASEEEEHANYLNERSGEEWDSSEEEDPVVPNPTPLESLAWQVKCLLKYSTTWKPLNPNSWLYHAKLLDPSTPVHILREIGLRLSHCSHCVPKLEPIPEWPPFASCGVPPFEKPLTSPSRLSRDHASLNGALQFATRQLGRTLSRATPIPEYLKHMPNSCVSGCCCGWLTKTVKETTRTEPINTTYSYSDFQKAVNKLLSASL, encoded by the coding sequence atGGGCCCCAGAAATCCCTCTCCTGATCCCCTATCAGAAACGGCAAGTGAGGAAGAGGAACATGCTAACTACCTAAATGAGCGTTCTGGGGAAGAGTGGGATTCCTCTGAAGAAGAGGATCCTGTGGTGCCCAACCCAACACCTCTTGAGAGTCTTGCTTGGCAGGTTAAGTGCCTTTTGAAATATTCTACAACTTGGAAACCTTTAAATCCTAATTCCTGGTTATATCATGCTAAACTCTTGGATCCAAGCACACCGGTCCATATACTTCGAGAGATCGGACTAAGACTCTCCCATTGCTCCCATTGTGTACCCAAACTGGAGCCAATTCCAGAATGGCCCCCTTTCGCCTCTTGTGGAGTCCCACCTTTTGAAAAGCCACTTACAAGCCCTAGCCGGCTCTCTAGAGATCATGCCTCTCTAAATGGAGCACTACAATTTGCCACCAGACAGTTAGGCCGAACTTTAAGTAGAGCCACCCCCATACCTGAATACCTAAAACATATGCCTAATTCTTGTGTTTCTGGTTGTTGCTGTGGCTGGCTAACTAAGACAGTTAAGGAAACAACTCGCACTGAACCCATCAACACTACTTACTCCTACTCTGACTTCCAAAAGGCAGTCAATAAACTCCTGAGTGCATCACTATAA